The Fulvivirga ligni genome window below encodes:
- a CDS encoding helix-turn-helix domain-containing protein, with product MSDHKTFDTVKDYNDFNNHTTHHPLVSVLDFSKAKPRHGHKMTFGTYAIILKEVKCGDLIYGKHTYDYQEGTLVFIGPGQVIDVRDKTDIYQPLGRALNFHPDLILGSPLVKQIEDYGFFSYKLSEALHLSTEEMQTFLDVLDKIENEIKRPIDKHSKKLINSNIGLLLDYCDRFYDRQFITRQHINTGILAGFEDLMNGYFNSEKPYTEGLPSVAYFADQLHLSANYFGELVKKETGKSAQEYIQTKLIELAKDKIFDSSKSVKEIAFELGFKYPQHFHRLFKQKVGITPSEFRNRN from the coding sequence ATGAGTGATCACAAAACATTCGACACGGTTAAAGACTATAATGATTTTAATAACCACACCACCCATCATCCTCTGGTAAGTGTCCTGGACTTCTCTAAAGCTAAGCCAAGACATGGGCACAAAATGACCTTTGGCACCTATGCGATAATATTAAAAGAAGTAAAATGTGGTGATCTCATTTATGGAAAACATACTTATGACTATCAGGAAGGCACATTGGTGTTTATAGGCCCAGGTCAGGTAATAGACGTGCGAGATAAAACCGATATCTATCAACCTCTGGGCAGGGCGCTAAACTTTCATCCGGATCTAATTTTAGGATCTCCGCTAGTGAAACAGATTGAAGACTACGGTTTTTTCTCCTACAAACTCAGTGAAGCACTTCATCTATCCACAGAAGAGATGCAAACTTTTTTAGATGTACTTGACAAAATTGAAAATGAGATAAAAAGGCCAATAGATAAGCATAGCAAAAAGCTCATCAACTCAAACATTGGTTTATTATTAGACTATTGTGATCGGTTTTATGACAGGCAATTTATTACCCGACAACATATAAACACTGGTATTTTGGCGGGATTTGAAGATTTAATGAATGGCTATTTTAATTCTGAAAAACCATACACGGAAGGCCTGCCATCGGTGGCTTACTTTGCTGATCAGTTGCATTTATCCGCCAATTATTTTGGAGAATTGGTAAAAAAAGAGACCGGAAAATCTGCTCAGGAATATATCCAAACTAAATTAATAGAATTAGCCAAAGACAAAATATTCGATTCCAGCAAATCAGTGAAAGAAATTGCCTTTGAATTAGGTTTTAAATATCCGCAGCACTTTCACCGGCTATTTAAACAGAAAGTGGGTATAACTCCAAGTGAGTTTCGGAATCGAAATTAA
- a CDS encoding DUF4440 domain-containing protein: MKKQLLFGLMYTMLSYAALAQESVFPQGEKAPNVHHTGDVWLNHISASDDTFDYNIVLATMAAGARLNWHKHPEGQQLLITKGVGLYQERGKKGQVVYAGDVIKCTPNVEHWHAAAPNSDFAYLAISGTKPTVWTTELTQEEYSAIDIPSEEDLEQKIITLSGQKWKWMANKENDKLEKLFHDKAEFVHMGGSWGKEQELNIIKSGGIWYKKADVHEVRANVIDNTVILLNRITLVAEVGGNEVTNPFEVTEVYVHEGGEWKLGSLSFTNLLTSGDH, translated from the coding sequence ATGAAAAAGCAATTATTATTTGGACTTATGTACACCATGCTGTCATATGCAGCTTTGGCTCAAGAGTCTGTATTTCCCCAAGGAGAAAAAGCACCTAATGTGCATCATACAGGAGATGTTTGGCTCAATCATATCAGTGCCTCAGATGATACTTTCGATTACAATATTGTACTCGCTACTATGGCCGCTGGCGCCAGGCTTAACTGGCATAAACATCCTGAAGGACAGCAACTGCTCATTACTAAAGGAGTAGGTCTCTATCAGGAGCGTGGGAAAAAAGGTCAGGTGGTATATGCAGGTGATGTGATTAAATGTACACCTAATGTTGAGCACTGGCATGCAGCAGCTCCAAACAGTGATTTTGCCTATCTGGCTATTTCAGGTACTAAGCCTACAGTATGGACTACCGAACTTACGCAAGAAGAGTACAGTGCCATAGATATACCAAGTGAAGAAGATCTCGAACAAAAAATTATAACCCTTTCTGGACAGAAATGGAAATGGATGGCAAACAAAGAAAATGACAAGCTGGAGAAGTTATTCCATGACAAAGCAGAGTTTGTGCATATGGGAGGTTCATGGGGGAAAGAACAGGAGTTAAATATCATTAAGAGTGGTGGTATTTGGTACAAGAAAGCTGATGTTCACGAGGTTAGAGCTAATGTTATAGACAATACCGTTATACTTCTCAATAGAATAACACTAGTGGCAGAAGTAGGGGGCAATGAAGTAACTAATCCGTTTGAAGTAACTGAGGTTTATGTGCATGAAGGGGGAGAATGGAAGCTTGGCTCGCTATCATTTACCAACTTGCTCACCTCGGGTGACCATTGA
- a CDS encoding aldo/keto reductase: MKTIQLNNGVEMPILGYGVYQIPDYDECKKSVLKALEAGYRSIDTAQAYQNEQAVGDAIRESGIKREELFITTKLWISDYGFENAQKAFEQSINKLQLDYLDLYLLHQPYNDVYGSWRALENLQKTGKTKAIGVSNFFPDRLVDLVSYNEITPAVNQIETHVFYQRFKDHDVMNELGVQHESWAPFAEGKNDYFQNEILTKIGAKYGKSVAQVTLRWMIQRNIVVIPKSVTPSRIEQNIDVFDFELSQEDMSAIARLDTNETKFFDHRDPERVKWFASLKR; encoded by the coding sequence ATGAAGACTATTCAATTAAATAATGGGGTAGAGATGCCCATTTTAGGATATGGAGTTTATCAAATTCCAGATTATGATGAATGTAAAAAGAGTGTTTTAAAGGCACTTGAAGCTGGTTATCGAAGCATTGATACAGCTCAGGCCTATCAGAACGAGCAGGCCGTGGGAGATGCCATTAGAGAAAGTGGCATTAAAAGAGAAGAGCTATTTATAACCACAAAATTATGGATTTCAGATTATGGATTTGAAAATGCGCAGAAGGCCTTTGAACAGTCCATCAATAAATTACAATTAGATTATTTAGATCTCTATTTACTTCATCAGCCATACAATGATGTTTATGGCTCTTGGCGAGCACTTGAAAATTTGCAAAAAACAGGAAAAACAAAGGCAATAGGAGTGAGTAATTTTTTCCCTGATAGGTTGGTGGATTTGGTGAGTTATAATGAGATAACACCTGCAGTAAATCAAATAGAAACACATGTCTTTTATCAGCGATTCAAAGATCATGATGTGATGAATGAGTTGGGTGTTCAACATGAATCATGGGCCCCATTTGCAGAAGGTAAAAACGACTATTTCCAAAATGAAATCTTAACCAAAATTGGGGCTAAATATGGGAAATCTGTGGCTCAGGTCACGCTTAGATGGATGATACAGAGAAATATTGTTGTAATTCCTAAGTCAGTTACGCCCTCAAGAATAGAGCAAAATATTGATGTTTTTGATTTCGAATTATCTCAGGAAGACATGAGTGCGATAGCACGGCTGGATACTAATGAAACCAAATTCTTTGATCATCGCGACCCGGAAAGAGTGAAATGGTTTGCATCTCTAAAAAGATAG
- a CDS encoding flavodoxin translates to MILQILLFSAFFLTCNSRGEEYNKAVEKPLPEGTLILYLSRTNNTKAVAEMIHQQVGGSLLPLELENPYPEDYQQIVDQVADENASGYLPPLKTKIDIDAYDTIFLGFPTWGMQLPPPVKSFLNEYNLRGKTIIPFNTNAGYGVGSSFNTVKELCPNSTVLEGFTTKGGIERDGVLFVMEGEKQVEVQGQVAAWLKRINVFK, encoded by the coding sequence ATGATATTGCAAATTTTATTATTCAGTGCCTTTTTTCTGACCTGCAATTCAAGGGGTGAGGAGTACAATAAAGCTGTAGAAAAGCCACTGCCAGAAGGCACTCTTATCTTATATCTTTCTCGCACCAATAATACCAAAGCTGTAGCTGAAATGATACATCAGCAGGTTGGAGGAAGTTTATTGCCGCTTGAATTAGAGAATCCATATCCTGAAGATTATCAGCAAATAGTGGATCAGGTGGCTGATGAAAACGCATCAGGGTATTTGCCACCACTAAAAACTAAGATCGACATAGATGCCTATGATACTATTTTTCTTGGTTTTCCTACATGGGGAATGCAGCTGCCACCACCTGTGAAAAGCTTTCTAAATGAATATAATCTTCGGGGTAAAACCATCATTCCATTCAATACTAATGCTGGTTATGGGGTAGGTAGCAGCTTCAATACAGTAAAGGAATTATGCCCTAACAGCACTGTACTTGAGGGGTTTACTACTAAAGGAGGTATAGAAAGAGATGGTGTTTTATTTGTTATGGAAGGGGAAAAACAGGTGGAAGTCCAAGGGCAGGTGGCAGCATGGTTAAAAAGAATAAATGTATTTAAGTAA